The Bifidobacterium animalis subsp. animalis ATCC 25527 genome has a segment encoding these proteins:
- a CDS encoding SAF domain-containing protein, with amino-acid sequence MLLALSVGVALFCALQCVALATATRHAVVAARDLDAGLVIATSDVEMVEMPDHDALRHALGRPDNAVGLVTQTRIEKGDILLITDVSELPPIPEHHTVIDVRLGLGQHSFPIGTVVELRSAQACTGDARASPDGCVVSGHAVVMAQPRLDGTGSTVTPMAMSAAEALQVLGAQEHGTLIAARGAS; translated from the coding sequence ATGCTGCTGGCGTTGTCTGTAGGCGTGGCGCTGTTCTGCGCACTGCAATGCGTGGCACTGGCGACGGCCACACGGCATGCCGTGGTTGCCGCGCGCGATCTCGATGCCGGTCTGGTGATCGCGACCAGCGATGTGGAGATGGTGGAGATGCCCGACCATGACGCCCTGCGCCATGCACTGGGGCGCCCGGACAACGCAGTGGGGCTGGTCACGCAGACCCGCATCGAGAAGGGCGATATTCTGCTGATCACCGATGTCAGCGAGCTCCCCCCAATTCCCGAGCACCATACCGTGATCGATGTGAGACTTGGACTCGGGCAACATTCTTTTCCCATTGGCACCGTGGTGGAACTACGTTCGGCACAGGCATGCACCGGCGATGCCCGCGCCTCACCAGACGGATGCGTGGTGAGCGGTCACGCGGTGGTGATGGCACAGCCGAGGCTCGACGGCACCGGTTCGACCGTGACACCGATGGCGATGAGTGCTGCAGAGGCCTTGCAGGTGCTTGGCGCACAGGAACATGGCACGTTGATCGCAGCGCGAGGTGCGTCATGA
- a CDS encoding metal ABC transporter solute-binding protein, Zn/Mn family has protein sequence MENEYMKRLLRTLTILLAALATIFAMAGCSSSRAGDTQIDKEKVITVIASTNVWGSVAKQLGGRYVDVTSILNNTGTDAHDYEPSTNDISKFQHAQVAILNGAGYDEWAAKAAGQSKAIVIDAAAAGGKKTGDNPHVWFSAAVRNKTADEITAAYIKLMPSEKAEFEKLNKDWHTEEDELEAQLQTVAQADGKMPYGAIESVGDYLAQDMGMTDVTPKGYKNATSNESEPTASDIKSFTEALKKGDMKMLIANSQEKSQLSDQLTDAADSGNVPVVDITEQMPSQYKTLNEWLKAIAEQIQATQKGPAAKK, from the coding sequence ATGGAGAATGAATATATGAAGAGACTGTTGCGCACACTCACGATTCTGCTCGCCGCATTGGCCACCATATTCGCGATGGCCGGCTGCTCGAGCTCAAGGGCTGGAGACACCCAGATTGACAAGGAGAAGGTGATCACGGTGATTGCCTCGACGAACGTGTGGGGATCCGTGGCCAAGCAACTCGGCGGCCGGTATGTGGACGTCACCAGCATCCTCAACAACACCGGCACCGATGCGCACGATTACGAGCCTTCGACCAACGACATCTCCAAGTTCCAGCATGCGCAGGTCGCGATACTCAACGGCGCTGGCTACGACGAGTGGGCGGCGAAGGCGGCCGGCCAGTCCAAAGCGATCGTGATCGACGCGGCCGCCGCGGGAGGCAAGAAGACCGGCGACAATCCGCATGTGTGGTTCTCCGCCGCCGTACGCAACAAGACGGCGGATGAGATCACCGCCGCCTACATCAAACTCATGCCAAGCGAGAAGGCGGAATTCGAGAAGCTCAACAAGGATTGGCATACCGAGGAGGACGAGCTTGAAGCGCAGCTCCAGACTGTCGCGCAGGCCGACGGCAAGATGCCGTACGGCGCCATAGAGTCGGTGGGCGACTACCTCGCGCAGGACATGGGTATGACCGACGTCACGCCGAAGGGATACAAGAACGCGACGAGCAACGAGAGCGAACCCACGGCGTCCGACATCAAGAGCTTCACCGAGGCGCTCAAGAAGGGCGACATGAAGATGTTGATTGCAAACTCGCAGGAGAAGTCCCAGTTGAGCGACCAGCTGACGGACGCGGCGGACTCGGGCAACGTCCCGGTGGTCGACATCACCGAGCAGATGCCCAGTCAGTACAAGACGCTCAACGAATGGCTGAAGGCGATCGCCGAGCAGATCCAGGCCACGCAGAAGGGCCCAGCCGCAAAGAAGTGA
- the rplJ gene encoding 50S ribosomal protein L10 has product MKRPEKEAVVAELTEQFRNASAVYLTEYRGLTVPQISDLREKLGRDTSYTVAKNTLFRIAAKEAGIEGLDEMLKGPSAVVFVDGDFIEAAKVLRDFAKTNKALIVKGGFADGTVYDAEGAKQLADLKSRPELLAELAGALKGTMSKAAYLFNALPTKVVRTIDALRDKQEKAA; this is encoded by the coding sequence ATGAAGAGGCCCGAAAAGGAAGCGGTGGTTGCCGAGCTTACGGAACAGTTCCGTAACGCCAGCGCAGTCTACCTGACCGAGTACCGCGGGCTTACCGTTCCGCAGATCTCCGATCTGCGCGAAAAGCTAGGCCGCGATACTTCCTATACCGTGGCAAAGAACACGCTGTTCCGCATCGCTGCCAAGGAAGCTGGCATTGAGGGTCTCGACGAGATGCTCAAGGGTCCTTCCGCCGTTGTCTTCGTCGATGGAGACTTCATTGAGGCCGCGAAGGTGCTGCGTGACTTCGCCAAGACCAACAAGGCTCTGATCGTCAAGGGCGGTTTCGCAGACGGAACCGTGTACGACGCAGAAGGCGCCAAGCAGCTCGCAGACCTCAAGTCTCGTCCGGAACTGCTTGCCGAACTCGCCGGCGCGCTCAAGGGCACCATGTCCAAGGCCGCCTACCTGTTCAACGCGCTGCCCACGAAGGTCGTTCGCACGATCGACGCCCTGCGCGACAAGCAGGAGAAGGCTGCCTGA
- a CDS encoding 5-methylcytosine restriction system specificity protein McrC, whose amino-acid sequence MTDTTRSPWLPHLTHERDGSATYPIRYLATDNEFLPDITSALRSANDEPLDPLALFVDTLLNKPAVDIDGLFVLPKNPEHGTEDITDDEYILENRHWKKGGTAESENNDDNSGDEPANGMLVLSTTNLVGIIYSRSARERTAGDVQLSISSRFFRDERGDIAPIWHDWFLAYMMQRVLHVNLLSVDFEGSPERAWRQLLMWMFPLYLNNAMSKGVLHQYERREYNDSNPRGRIDIARHIRENTPFLGTVAYSRREYDADNPVTELIRHTIEAIAANGRFGSDILHNSSETIRHVEEIRRVTQRYEQAERQRIVQENLKRPVRHAFYDEYRELQSLCIAILSHRGLDPSDIKEKDVHGILFDCAWLWEEYLNVVLREQGIGVIHPQNKTGTHAYHFMTRVEGTDDHAVGKPLGLIYPDYLLSVDGVNLVADAKYKPEQNIGGRDYMQVIAYTARFGTGSGLYLYPGSDLGAGGSVDVREYLLFGGFERERESNLREEPALYTVGLDVSVKDYSAGYRGYVASMYEHERKFAEEIRRIAQNRHR is encoded by the coding sequence ATGACGGACACCACCAGATCACCATGGCTCCCACACCTCACGCACGAACGCGACGGTTCGGCTACCTACCCGATCCGCTACCTCGCCACAGACAACGAATTCCTACCCGACATCACCTCGGCGCTGAGGAGCGCAAACGACGAGCCTCTCGACCCACTCGCGCTCTTCGTCGACACGCTGCTCAACAAACCGGCCGTCGACATCGATGGTCTGTTCGTGCTCCCCAAGAATCCCGAGCATGGCACCGAGGACATTACCGATGACGAGTACATTCTCGAGAACCGGCATTGGAAGAAGGGTGGCACTGCGGAATCTGAAAACAATGACGATAATTCGGGGGACGAGCCAGCCAATGGAATGCTCGTGTTGAGCACGACGAATCTGGTGGGAATCATCTACAGCAGATCCGCGAGGGAACGCACGGCCGGCGATGTGCAGCTTTCGATCTCCTCGCGATTCTTCCGTGACGAGCGCGGGGACATCGCGCCAATCTGGCACGACTGGTTTCTCGCGTACATGATGCAGCGCGTGTTGCATGTGAATCTGTTGAGCGTGGATTTCGAAGGCAGCCCGGAGCGTGCGTGGCGGCAGTTGCTCATGTGGATGTTCCCGCTGTACCTGAACAATGCGATGAGCAAGGGTGTTCTGCATCAATACGAGCGCCGCGAATACAATGATTCGAATCCGCGTGGGCGCATCGACATTGCACGGCACATCCGCGAGAACACGCCGTTCCTTGGAACGGTCGCGTACAGTCGGCGGGAGTATGATGCCGACAATCCGGTGACTGAACTGATTCGCCACACCATCGAAGCGATTGCGGCGAATGGCAGATTCGGTTCCGACATTCTGCACAACAGTTCTGAGACGATCCGCCATGTCGAGGAGATCCGCAGGGTCACTCAGCGCTACGAGCAGGCGGAACGACAGCGTATTGTGCAGGAGAATCTGAAGCGGCCAGTGAGACATGCATTCTACGACGAGTACCGAGAATTGCAGAGTCTGTGCATCGCCATTCTCTCCCACCGTGGGCTTGATCCCAGCGATATCAAGGAAAAGGATGTGCATGGGATCCTGTTCGACTGCGCATGGCTGTGGGAGGAGTATCTCAACGTCGTGCTGCGGGAGCAAGGCATCGGGGTGATCCATCCGCAGAACAAGACTGGAACACATGCGTATCATTTCATGACACGGGTGGAGGGAACAGATGACCACGCGGTCGGTAAGCCGCTCGGACTGATCTACCCGGATTATTTGCTCAGCGTTGATGGAGTAAATCTGGTAGCGGATGCGAAATACAAGCCGGAGCAGAACATCGGCGGACGGGACTACATGCAGGTGATCGCATATACGGCGAGGTTCGGCACGGGGAGCGGACTATATCTCTACCCGGGTTCTGACTTGGGTGCCGGCGGTTCCGTGGATGTGCGCGAGTATCTCCTATTTGGCGGATTCGAGCGGGAACGAGAGTCGAATCTGCGGGAAGAACCGGCGCTGTACACGGTCGGATTGGACGTGTCGGTGAAGGATTACTCCGCGGGTTATCGCGGGTATGTGGCATCCATGTATGAGCATGAGCGGAAATTCGCCGAGGAGATCAGGCGGATTGCGCAGAACAGGCATAGATAG
- a CDS encoding helicase — protein MSNTDTPETKAPTSGSIDKLRHWRDEYRASLMASPLEDVNQLSAKLDLTHAHPSGISQLFASGSAPLHSLFRDSGMLRAAARRTERVLDDQSAKKRISGVAELSLVVGVATWKGNKMPVLLYPVEVVRDGTPVENHTTITFTGHVRLNSAFLNAMRENGVNLDERALFDGSNYASGTPETAAVFAVITKVAQQVFADFSIERQIILGCFVDPSTQILMESRMIIERLARGPINNVMLNALAGYPEAIEQLSRITLPPYSPFDGDPHSEYEVGDVDNTVRYAANMAAAGHSLFVDGTLGNDTAEQAASIASRCIMAGRSVLYVPCVTSQKRTFAMLMKANELGEQLLDVANPNANAAIDHQLISAVGYQQGVATSRFEQLADELVGVRSRLTRYLGDLHGVNQTWGVSAYQTIQNLASISELPAHPMTRVRLTKECALAIGKSLDEWAKKLERAGELGEYSVGPDDTAWYGASLYSEEEAIDAYQRVVNVLRSLLPATREQVTTTVKVCGFSIPQTADEWSKQVTVLKNLRRVLDVFQPEIFERDIDAMIEATESKQERKTNDSQMGFWDRRRHIKEAKSMLRVGAQVEDLHEALLVVKRQGEQWRLFVPHGGWPVLPPKLDDIIATQEQLMSNLTALDTVLSTTPAGAEFQQQDFNALEERLKALFDDRKALDTLPERCVIERELKRAGLGELVDDLRERKVKVDAVSNELRLAWWTTVFDDIVHSSAIISNQDGSALQAASDRFVQVDVEHVRSIGPMIMQESMRRLCDLLFSRTQEANMMHTALAGTSSISLSRIHQDHPEILAAAKPVIMATPATLAAVTNPTPIADVVIIDAAAHLPSVLLLSILCRARQVVILAHRSTVTSEGIGMLMSMLPNISVASHPTRRDPRVNRFLEEQGYGKVNTDVVREPMQGHIRFHKIEAAGVPLMASGLVESSQQEIAEVVRLITQRVQTFTLVPPSYLLTVVCLTSTFRTRLGAELRSLAAKSEAMGRFLRHVRIVDIADVAGARATDVILSMSYAKTTHGRLLQQFGVLENNGGRGMLLDALALCDHHLDIVSAFGASDLDDDRLHQDGPKMLKALLQWAEDLDEANVVRPAIKQTDENVLFNDLAARIRERGLNVAVDYGYDGGMKLPMVVGLKDKPFSLAVFTDDAQFMGMQSTRERHRILPQEIESLGWSVMTIWSVGAFVNPEKEVDRVVARLGEIYQDKQ, from the coding sequence ATGTCGAACACCGATACACCAGAAACGAAGGCCCCTACGAGCGGTTCCATAGACAAGTTGCGCCACTGGCGTGACGAATACAGGGCGAGCCTCATGGCCTCGCCGTTGGAGGACGTGAACCAGCTGAGCGCCAAGCTCGACCTGACCCATGCGCACCCCTCGGGCATCTCACAGCTGTTCGCCAGCGGAAGCGCCCCGTTGCATTCGCTGTTCCGCGACAGCGGCATGCTGCGTGCGGCGGCACGGCGTACCGAGCGTGTGCTCGACGACCAAAGCGCCAAGAAGCGCATCAGCGGCGTTGCCGAGCTCTCCCTGGTGGTGGGCGTGGCCACGTGGAAGGGCAACAAGATGCCGGTGCTGCTCTACCCTGTCGAGGTGGTGCGTGACGGCACTCCCGTGGAGAACCATACGACGATCACCTTCACCGGTCATGTGCGCCTGAACTCGGCCTTCCTCAATGCCATGCGCGAGAACGGTGTGAATCTCGACGAGCGCGCGCTGTTCGATGGCTCGAACTATGCCAGCGGCACGCCAGAGACGGCTGCCGTATTCGCGGTCATCACGAAGGTGGCGCAACAGGTGTTCGCCGACTTCTCTATCGAACGGCAGATCATTCTCGGCTGCTTCGTCGACCCATCCACACAGATCCTCATGGAAAGCCGCATGATCATCGAGCGGCTGGCACGTGGTCCGATCAACAATGTCATGCTCAATGCCCTGGCCGGCTACCCGGAAGCCATCGAGCAACTTTCGCGGATCACTCTGCCACCGTATAGCCCCTTCGACGGCGACCCCCACTCCGAATACGAGGTGGGCGATGTCGACAACACCGTGCGTTATGCCGCCAACATGGCGGCCGCCGGCCATTCGCTGTTCGTCGACGGCACATTGGGCAACGACACCGCCGAGCAGGCCGCGTCGATCGCCTCCCGTTGCATCATGGCCGGCCGGTCCGTGCTCTACGTGCCATGCGTCACCTCGCAGAAGCGTACGTTCGCCATGCTCATGAAGGCCAACGAATTGGGCGAGCAATTGCTCGACGTGGCCAACCCGAACGCCAATGCGGCCATCGACCACCAGCTCATCAGCGCGGTGGGCTACCAGCAGGGCGTCGCCACCTCGCGTTTCGAACAGCTCGCCGATGAACTCGTGGGCGTCCGATCCCGCCTCACCCGCTATCTGGGCGACCTGCACGGCGTGAACCAGACGTGGGGCGTCTCGGCATACCAGACGATCCAGAACCTCGCCAGCATCTCCGAGCTGCCGGCACACCCGATGACCCGCGTACGTCTCACGAAGGAATGCGCGCTCGCCATAGGCAAATCGCTGGATGAGTGGGCCAAGAAGCTCGAACGTGCCGGTGAACTCGGCGAATACTCGGTGGGGCCCGATGACACTGCATGGTACGGTGCCTCGCTGTACAGCGAGGAGGAGGCCATCGATGCCTACCAACGTGTGGTGAACGTGCTGCGATCCCTGCTGCCGGCCACGCGTGAACAGGTCACCACCACCGTGAAGGTGTGCGGCTTCTCGATTCCGCAGACCGCCGATGAGTGGAGCAAGCAGGTCACCGTGCTCAAGAACCTGCGCCGTGTGCTTGACGTGTTCCAGCCCGAGATATTCGAGCGTGACATCGATGCGATGATCGAGGCTACGGAGTCGAAGCAGGAGCGCAAGACGAACGATTCCCAGATGGGCTTCTGGGATCGCCGCAGGCACATCAAGGAAGCCAAGAGCATGCTGCGCGTGGGAGCCCAGGTGGAGGACCTGCACGAGGCACTGCTGGTGGTGAAGCGTCAGGGTGAGCAGTGGCGTCTGTTCGTGCCGCATGGCGGCTGGCCGGTGCTGCCGCCGAAGCTCGATGACATCATTGCCACCCAGGAACAGCTCATGAGCAATCTGACGGCCCTTGACACCGTGCTGTCCACCACACCGGCCGGCGCCGAGTTCCAGCAGCAGGACTTCAATGCATTGGAGGAACGTCTCAAGGCCCTATTCGACGATCGCAAGGCTCTCGACACCCTGCCGGAACGTTGCGTGATCGAACGTGAGCTCAAGCGCGCCGGCCTCGGTGAACTGGTGGACGACCTGCGCGAGCGCAAGGTCAAGGTGGACGCCGTGAGCAACGAGCTCAGACTGGCATGGTGGACCACCGTGTTCGACGACATCGTGCATTCCTCGGCCATCATTTCGAACCAGGACGGCTCGGCGTTGCAGGCGGCCTCCGACCGCTTCGTGCAGGTGGATGTGGAGCATGTGCGCTCCATCGGCCCCATGATCATGCAGGAATCGATGCGCAGACTGTGCGATCTGCTGTTCTCCCGCACGCAGGAGGCCAACATGATGCACACGGCTCTGGCGGGCACGTCGAGCATTTCACTGAGCCGCATCCATCAGGACCATCCGGAGATTCTCGCTGCCGCCAAGCCGGTGATCATGGCCACGCCGGCCACGCTCGCGGCTGTGACGAATCCGACACCCATTGCCGACGTCGTGATTATCGATGCCGCGGCACACCTGCCGTCGGTGCTGCTGCTCAGCATTCTGTGCCGTGCACGTCAGGTGGTCATCCTCGCGCATCGCAGCACGGTGACCAGTGAGGGCATTGGCATGCTCATGTCAATGCTGCCGAACATCTCGGTGGCCTCTCACCCCACCCGCCGTGATCCGCGCGTGAATCGTTTCCTCGAGGAACAGGGCTACGGCAAGGTGAACACCGATGTCGTGCGTGAACCGATGCAGGGCCATATACGCTTCCACAAGATCGAGGCCGCGGGCGTGCCGCTCATGGCCAGCGGACTCGTGGAAAGCAGCCAGCAGGAGATCGCCGAAGTGGTGCGCCTCATCACCCAGCGCGTGCAGACCTTCACCCTCGTGCCTCCGAGCTATCTGCTCACCGTGGTGTGCCTCACCTCCACGTTCCGCACCCGCTTAGGAGCTGAACTGCGTTCCCTGGCGGCGAAGAGCGAGGCGATGGGCCGATTCCTGCGCCATGTACGCATCGTCGACATCGCAGATGTGGCCGGCGCCCGTGCCACAGACGTGATCCTGTCGATGAGCTATGCCAAGACCACCCATGGGCGGCTGCTCCAGCAGTTTGGCGTGCTCGAGAACAACGGCGGCCGTGGCATGCTGCTCGATGCACTCGCATTGTGCGATCACCATCTCGATATTGTCAGTGCCTTCGGAGCCAGTGACCTCGACGACGATCGCCTGCATCAGGACGGCCCCAAGATGCTCAAGGCGCTGCTGCAGTGGGCCGAGGACCTCGACGAGGCCAATGTGGTGCGTCCGGCGATCAAGCAAACCGACGAGAACGTGCTGTTCAACGATCTCGCGGCCCGCATTCGGGAACGCGGCCTCAATGTGGCTGTCGACTATGGCTACGATGGCGGCATGAAGCTGCCCATGGTCGTTGGTCTCAAAGACAAGCCGTTCTCGCTGGCCGTGTTCACCGACGACGCCCAGTTCATGGGCATGCAGTCCACCCGGGAGCGTCACCGCATTCTGCCGCAGGAGATCGAAAGCCTCGGCTGGTCGGTCATGACCATATGGAGCGTCGGCGCCTTCGTGAACCCCGAGAAGGAAGTGGACCGTGTGGTCGCACGTCTCGGCGAGATCTACCAGGATAAGCAGTGA
- the rplL gene encoding 50S ribosomal protein L7/L12, with product MAKFTQDELLEAFGEMTLVELSDFVKAFEEKFDVEAAAPVAAVAAAAPGAAPAEEEKDEFDVILSAVGDKKIQVIKAVRAITNLGLAEAKALVDGAPKPVLENAKKEDAEKAKAQLEEAGATVELK from the coding sequence ATGGCTAAGTTCACCCAGGATGAACTCCTCGAAGCTTTCGGCGAGATGACCCTCGTTGAGCTGTCCGACTTCGTCAAGGCCTTCGAAGAGAAGTTCGACGTCGAAGCCGCTGCTCCGGTCGCCGCTGTCGCCGCCGCCGCTCCGGGCGCTGCCCCGGCCGAGGAGGAGAAGGATGAGTTCGACGTCATCCTCTCCGCCGTTGGCGACAAGAAGATTCAGGTCATCAAGGCCGTCCGCGCCATCACCAACCTCGGTCTGGCCGAGGCCAAGGCTCTCGTTGACGGCGCTCCGAAGCCGGTTCTCGAGAACGCCAAGAAGGAAGACGCTGAGAAGGCCAAGGCTCAGCTCGAAGAGGCTGGCGCCACCGTCGAACTCAAGTGA
- a CDS encoding FHA domain-containing protein, whose translation MSSEQGATTRWVILVDGTQLASVEPGTTVEIGRKPLRPLPNDGKRRVEILDDSRSVSKRHAQLMVALDGRAFLRDLNSTNGTFVVRAGDELVRLQGGVDYPLQSDSVHVQFGDVPVDFAKFIEDDDSTKDDAPVVNLFDYAAEGSSNEPEAADMSVDDILNLRAGEPTDIFNASLVRARAKRMHDAEQQSFVPFTQPINPLPMQDFDDSDAGGAAPRDLFADAKDVAEGKISEPAAAQEYPYIPKMSDKPKHAGAPADRLISVSELASAHPRSMPQPQENMPEPAAEVDHAVSEPIVVEQTSVTEETTQEEPAEPVAAEPAAQGIGEHGESVQPSVNAPAVEEPDGNAEESAAASEQAPVDDEESRRNEEPSGSAGTTSDEAASETEVNGDIASLAAQDVSQDEQELRDDNAPEVATVTVDAADVDYSRFQRHDEPQTDESAEGEYEPAFEPGSVFEKVANGDFAKPEPLVSVAGFTSDDARRSDDFSEQFEMARHPELLPFLAMNPSLYDDLYTWLAAQGNADIDEALSKNAGYEDYRKAMGK comes from the coding sequence GTGAGCAGCGAGCAGGGTGCTACAACCAGGTGGGTGATTCTTGTAGATGGCACACAATTGGCGAGTGTGGAGCCCGGCACAACCGTGGAGATCGGCCGCAAGCCGTTGCGACCGTTGCCGAACGACGGCAAGAGACGCGTCGAGATTCTCGATGACTCCCGCTCGGTGTCGAAAAGGCATGCCCAGCTCATGGTGGCGCTCGATGGCCGTGCCTTTCTGCGTGACCTGAACTCCACGAACGGAACCTTCGTGGTGCGTGCCGGCGACGAGCTCGTGCGGCTGCAGGGCGGCGTCGATTACCCGCTGCAGTCGGATTCCGTGCATGTGCAGTTCGGCGACGTGCCCGTGGATTTCGCCAAGTTCATCGAAGACGACGATTCTACGAAAGACGACGCACCGGTGGTCAATCTGTTCGACTATGCAGCGGAAGGTTCGTCGAACGAGCCCGAGGCGGCAGACATGTCGGTGGACGACATTCTCAATCTGCGTGCTGGAGAGCCCACCGACATTTTCAATGCGAGCCTGGTGCGCGCGCGTGCCAAGCGCATGCATGACGCCGAACAGCAGTCGTTCGTGCCGTTCACGCAGCCGATCAACCCGTTGCCGATGCAGGATTTCGACGACAGTGATGCCGGCGGTGCCGCGCCACGCGATCTGTTCGCCGATGCCAAGGACGTCGCTGAAGGTAAGATTTCGGAGCCGGCGGCTGCCCAGGAATATCCATACATTCCGAAGATGTCCGACAAGCCGAAGCATGCCGGCGCTCCTGCCGACCGTCTGATCAGCGTGAGCGAACTCGCCTCGGCGCATCCGAGAAGCATGCCACAGCCTCAGGAGAACATGCCGGAGCCTGCTGCGGAAGTGGACCACGCCGTATCCGAGCCGATCGTGGTGGAGCAGACCTCCGTCACGGAGGAGACGACACAGGAAGAACCTGCCGAGCCGGTCGCCGCAGAGCCCGCTGCGCAGGGCATTGGCGAGCACGGCGAGAGCGTGCAGCCATCTGTGAATGCACCCGCTGTTGAGGAGCCGGACGGGAATGCGGAGGAATCCGCGGCAGCTAGTGAGCAGGCGCCCGTAGACGACGAGGAATCGCGCCGGAATGAGGAACCCTCCGGATCTGCAGGCACCACCTCCGACGAAGCTGCATCGGAAACGGAAGTGAATGGCGACATCGCGTCACTCGCCGCGCAGGATGTGTCGCAGGACGAACAGGAATTGCGCGACGACAACGCACCCGAGGTGGCGACGGTGACGGTGGATGCCGCGGACGTGGACTACTCCCGGTTCCAACGGCATGACGAGCCGCAGACGGACGAGTCTGCAGAGGGGGAATACGAGCCGGCGTTCGAACCCGGATCGGTGTTCGAGAAGGTGGCGAACGGCGATTTCGCCAAGCCGGAGCCGCTGGTCTCGGTGGCAGGGTTCACCTCGGACGATGCGCGGCGCAGCGACGACTTCTCGGAGCAGTTCGAAATGGCACGACACCCGGAACTGCTGCCGTTCCTGGCCATGAACCCGTCGCTGTACGACGACCTGTACACATGGCTCGCCGCACAGGGCAATGCGGATATTGACGAGGCGCTCAGCAAGAACGCAGGATACGAAGACTATCGCAAGGCGATGGGGAAGTGA
- a CDS encoding FmdB family zinc ribbon protein has product MPIYHYRCKKCGYDFTKEQSFSDDPIKVCPQCGAEQVHKVYAAVPITFKGSGFYRTDSHSSSK; this is encoded by the coding sequence ATGCCTATCTATCACTACCGCTGCAAGAAGTGCGGGTACGACTTCACGAAGGAGCAGTCGTTCAGCGACGATCCGATCAAGGTATGCCCGCAGTGCGGCGCCGAGCAGGTGCATAAGGTGTATGCCGCCGTGCCGATCACGTTCAAAGGCAGCGGGTTCTACCGGACCGACAGCCATAGCTCCTCGAAGTGA
- a CDS encoding 5-formyltetrahydrofolate cyclo-ligase, protein MEINAMPHEGAQFTNVDEAKRMLRHEVFVRRRGTTLNMSMQAGEQCAQIACEAGLFQSPSRIIACYVSMGTEISTIPLLSIALGCGYTVLVPKMGPDLDLGWGVLRSLDDLLHLHVPGEIGADQMEPSLFPHAQTRRPGEPEGQTYSPEALQMCSTVIVPALLVNPTGVRLGRGAAWYDRALRFAGPQADLMAMCWPWEFVDAPLPCEEHDMRMDAVLTPRGFTRLDPAGSPRVHVDDPGCDSPAGEPDE, encoded by the coding sequence GTGGAGATCAATGCCATGCCGCATGAGGGCGCGCAGTTCACGAATGTGGACGAGGCAAAACGCATGCTACGCCATGAGGTGTTTGTACGACGCCGGGGCACCACACTCAATATGAGCATGCAGGCGGGCGAGCAATGCGCGCAGATTGCCTGCGAAGCCGGCCTGTTCCAATCACCTTCGCGCATCATTGCCTGCTATGTCTCCATGGGTACCGAAATCAGCACGATTCCACTGCTGTCAATCGCGCTTGGTTGCGGCTACACGGTGCTGGTGCCGAAGATGGGCCCTGATCTCGATCTGGGCTGGGGTGTGCTGCGTTCGCTTGACGATCTGCTGCATCTTCATGTACCCGGCGAGATCGGCGCCGACCAGATGGAGCCGTCGCTGTTCCCGCATGCGCAGACGCGGCGCCCGGGCGAGCCGGAGGGTCAGACGTACTCGCCGGAGGCGCTCCAGATGTGTTCCACGGTGATTGTTCCCGCGTTGCTCGTCAATCCGACCGGCGTACGCTTGGGGCGCGGCGCCGCCTGGTATGACCGCGCGCTCCGGTTTGCAGGCCCGCAGGCTGATCTGATGGCCATGTGCTGGCCATGGGAGTTCGTGGACGCTCCATTGCCTTGCGAGGAGCACGATATGCGCATGGATGCCGTGCTCACACCCCGTGGATTCACACGATTGGACCCGGCTGGCTCACCTCGCGTCCATGTCGACGACCCTGGGTGCGACTCCCCTGCCGGTGAACCTGATGAATAG